The proteins below come from a single Natrinema sp. SYSU A 869 genomic window:
- a CDS encoding toll/interleukin-1 receptor domain-containing protein encodes MTGEQVYVSHAPGNLDLVQDLFSTVKNFPFGVHIALEEIESGRSRQRLEGRLANSDLVVAVLTEDAAENTWINQEVGYAVAKGIPVLPVRDDGVSCRGFISDIEGVTIDRENLSVTIFNLLCRLRSELAPLGALSVPNWYIRFPCTVPDCDHPVTLELEQGQTKLWKLHSHGKHLTASCDVCESTYYFNPATIGFTGRKDGVPTQSSSRSRS; translated from the coding sequence ATGACTGGAGAACAGGTGTATGTTTCACACGCGCCCGGTAACCTCGACCTCGTTCAGGACCTGTTCTCGACGGTCAAGAACTTCCCCTTCGGCGTCCACATCGCGCTCGAGGAGATCGAGTCCGGCCGCTCCCGACAACGACTCGAGGGCCGTCTCGCCAACAGCGACCTCGTCGTCGCAGTGTTGACCGAGGACGCGGCCGAGAACACGTGGATCAATCAGGAGGTCGGCTACGCGGTGGCGAAAGGAATTCCCGTCTTGCCGGTCCGCGACGACGGAGTCAGTTGTCGCGGGTTCATCAGCGACATCGAAGGCGTGACGATCGATCGAGAGAACCTCTCGGTCACCATCTTCAACCTGCTCTGTCGGCTCCGAAGCGAACTCGCACCGCTGGGGGCGCTGTCGGTTCCGAACTGGTATATCCGATTCCCGTGTACCGTTCCTGACTGCGATCACCCGGTCACGCTCGAACTCGAGCAGGGCCAGACGAAACTCTGGAAGCTCCACAGTCACGGGAAACACCTGACGGCATCGTGTGACGTCTGTGAATCGACGTACTACTTCAACCCGGCGACGATCGGATTCACAGGCCGGAAGGACGGCGTTCCCACTCAATCCTCCTCTCGGAGCCGTTCGTAG
- the tpiA gene encoding triose-phosphate isomerase: MFVLVNLKTYPCDPIKVAEAVRDVNDTTDARVAVAPQAAHIERVAETGAETWAQHVDSIEHGSNTGHTLAESVADAGAVGTLVNHSEQRLKLADIDGAVRAAERANLETVVCANNPAQIGAAAALGPDAVAVEPPELIGTGTPVSQADPDIVEDAAEAAANVDSEVPVLCGAGISTGDDVVAAGELGAEGVLLASGVAKADDPKAALEDLVEPL, encoded by the coding sequence ATGTTCGTCCTCGTTAACCTGAAGACATATCCGTGTGACCCGATCAAAGTCGCGGAAGCCGTCCGCGACGTCAACGATACGACTGATGCCCGGGTGGCCGTTGCGCCGCAGGCGGCCCACATAGAGCGCGTCGCCGAGACGGGTGCGGAGACGTGGGCCCAGCACGTCGATTCGATCGAGCACGGGAGCAACACCGGCCACACACTCGCCGAGAGCGTCGCCGACGCCGGCGCAGTCGGGACCCTGGTCAATCACTCCGAGCAACGGCTGAAACTGGCCGACATCGACGGTGCCGTCCGAGCGGCCGAGCGGGCGAACCTCGAGACGGTCGTCTGTGCGAACAACCCGGCCCAGATCGGTGCGGCCGCCGCGCTCGGTCCGGACGCCGTCGCCGTCGAGCCGCCCGAACTCATCGGCACCGGCACGCCGGTCAGTCAGGCTGATCCCGACATCGTCGAGGACGCTGCCGAGGCAGCAGCGAACGTCGATTCCGAAGTCCCGGTCCTCTGTGGTGCGGGCATCAGCACGGGCGACGACGTCGTCGCCGCGGGCGAACTGGGTGCCGAGGGCGTCTTGCTCGCCAGCGGCGTCGCGAAGGCCGACGATCCGAAGGCAGCACTCGAGGATCTCGTCGAACCGCTCTGA
- a CDS encoding multiprotein bridging factor aMBF1 → MVQCEMCGAETSSPNTIKVEGAKLDVCSNCTDFGTEVKDTSSSSGSTKYSTSSSSSSSSGGGQSSGSSASSSSSGGSSQRRSDMFDDMDELATDYDDRVRKAREDTGLSQSDLANELNEKASLIRKIERGDTLPSDEVQTKLEDFLEISLSAEGSSGEDSEWSGGSSTGSYTLGDVVKRKD, encoded by the coding sequence ATGGTTCAGTGCGAGATGTGTGGGGCCGAGACGTCGTCCCCGAACACCATCAAAGTCGAGGGCGCGAAGCTAGACGTGTGTTCGAACTGCACGGACTTCGGCACTGAAGTCAAAGACACGTCGAGTTCGAGTGGGTCGACGAAGTATTCGACCAGTTCGAGTTCGTCCTCGTCGAGTGGGGGTGGCCAGTCGAGCGGCTCGAGCGCGAGTTCCTCGAGTTCGGGTGGCTCGAGCCAACGCCGCTCGGATATGTTCGACGACATGGACGAGCTCGCGACTGATTACGACGACCGCGTCCGCAAGGCTCGCGAGGACACGGGGCTCAGTCAGTCCGATCTCGCGAACGAACTCAACGAGAAGGCGAGTCTGATCCGCAAGATCGAACGCGGTGACACGCTGCCGAGCGACGAGGTACAGACCAAACTCGAGGACTTCCTCGAGATCAGCCTGAGCGCGGAGGGGAGTTCCGGCGAGGACTCGGAGTGGTCGGGCGGCTCCTCGACGGGGAGTTATACGCTGGGCGACGTCGTCAAGCGGAAGGACTGA
- a CDS encoding CDP-alcohol phosphatidyltransferase family protein, producing MTLDKFRPYVSRFLDPFVKGFDRVGMTPNGVSVVAFGMAILAAGAFALGGLEDPIWYAVAAILVFLNGWLDIVDGALAREQEVASAGGDLLDHVLDRYADIVVIAGLAAGIEDYLLGFLAVTGVVMTSYLGTQAQAVGLDRVYGGLVGRADRLAIIGIAGFLAYPLAGTPIAGFTLVGWLLVFLAAVGHLTALQRFYYSWAALE from the coding sequence ATGACGCTGGACAAGTTCCGGCCGTACGTCTCGCGGTTCCTCGATCCGTTCGTCAAAGGGTTCGATCGCGTCGGGATGACGCCCAACGGGGTGAGCGTCGTCGCATTCGGGATGGCGATTCTGGCCGCGGGCGCGTTCGCCCTTGGCGGACTCGAGGACCCGATCTGGTACGCCGTGGCGGCAATACTGGTCTTCCTGAACGGGTGGCTGGATATCGTTGATGGCGCGCTCGCACGCGAACAGGAGGTCGCCTCAGCCGGCGGTGACCTACTGGACCACGTCCTTGATCGGTACGCGGATATCGTCGTCATCGCGGGGCTGGCCGCAGGTATCGAGGACTACCTGCTCGGCTTCCTTGCTGTCACGGGCGTCGTCATGACCTCGTATCTGGGGACCCAGGCCCAGGCCGTCGGCCTCGATCGGGTCTACGGCGGACTCGTCGGTCGTGCAGACCGGCTGGCGATCATCGGCATCGCCGGCTTCCTCGCTTATCCGCTGGCGGGCACGCCGATCGCCGGGTTCACGCTGGTCGGCTGGCTGCTCGTCTTCCTCGCGGCCGTCGGCCACCTGACGGCGCTCCAGCGCTTCTACTACTCCTGGGCTGCCCTCGAGTAG
- the hisC gene encoding histidinol-phosphate transaminase, with the protein MQPRDLSDHVAYEAGRGIEEVARELGRDPSEFVKLASNENPHGPSPAAAVAIRETASSVSSYPKAAHADLTSAVADRWDVTDEQVWLANGGDGAIDYLHRAVIEPGDSVLVPSPGFSYYGMSSRYHHGDVREYELSKDDDFTQDAETVLESYDGDRLLFLTSPHNPTGSTIPLEEVERLAEKTDDETLLVVDEAYGEFADRDSAVALIEGCNGFEARDDVAVLRTFSKAYGLAGVRLGYAVVPDEWGDAYARVNTPFAASELACRAGLAAIDDEEHVRRTVETARESRAYMSAHIDAHVWESEGNFALVDVGDAAAVSEEMQERGVIVRDCSSFGLPGCIRITCGTDEETERAVATLNDVLEDLGLETESTEEAEDPNAEVADP; encoded by the coding sequence ATGCAACCGCGCGACCTGTCCGATCACGTCGCATACGAGGCGGGTCGAGGCATCGAGGAGGTCGCCCGCGAACTTGGGCGCGATCCCTCGGAGTTCGTCAAACTCGCCTCGAACGAGAACCCACACGGTCCCTCGCCGGCCGCCGCCGTGGCCATCCGCGAGACGGCCTCGAGCGTGAGCTCCTATCCGAAGGCCGCTCACGCGGATCTCACGAGCGCCGTCGCCGACCGCTGGGACGTCACCGATGAACAAGTATGGCTGGCAAACGGCGGTGACGGGGCGATCGATTACCTCCACCGGGCGGTTATCGAACCCGGTGATAGCGTCCTCGTCCCCTCGCCCGGCTTCTCCTATTACGGGATGAGTTCCCGGTATCACCACGGCGACGTCCGCGAGTACGAACTCTCGAAGGACGACGACTTCACCCAGGACGCCGAGACCGTGCTCGAGAGCTACGACGGCGACCGGCTGCTCTTCCTCACGAGCCCGCACAACCCCACCGGTTCGACGATTCCCCTCGAGGAAGTCGAGCGCCTCGCCGAGAAAACCGACGACGAGACACTGCTCGTGGTCGACGAGGCCTACGGCGAGTTTGCCGATCGCGACAGCGCCGTCGCGCTGATCGAGGGTTGCAACGGATTCGAGGCGCGGGATGACGTTGCGGTCCTTCGAACGTTCTCGAAGGCCTACGGACTGGCCGGTGTTCGCCTCGGCTATGCCGTCGTTCCCGACGAGTGGGGCGACGCCTACGCCCGCGTGAACACGCCGTTCGCGGCGAGCGAACTCGCCTGTCGAGCCGGTCTCGCCGCCATCGACGACGAGGAACACGTCCGGCGCACCGTGGAGACGGCCCGCGAGTCTCGCGCGTACATGAGCGCACACATCGACGCTCACGTCTGGGAGAGCGAGGGGAACTTCGCTCTCGTGGACGTCGGCGACGCCGCGGCCGTTAGTGAGGAGATGCAAGAGCGCGGTGTCATCGTCCGCGACTGCTCGAGTTTCGGCCTTCCGGGCTGTATCCGCATCACCTGTGGCACCGACGAAGAGACCGAGCGAGCGGTCGCGACGCTCAACGACGTGCTCGAGGACCTCGGTCTCGAGACGGAATCAACGGAGGAAGCCGAGGATCCGAACGCGGAGGTCGCTGATCCATGA
- a CDS encoding SDR family oxidoreductase has product MASGPDTRTVIVTGSTRGLGKSIANRFAENGDNVVICSRSLDDCEQVVEEFEENDGSTHAIEVDVSDKSSVENLIDETVDRFGHLDVMVNNAGINIRGPAEELTAEDWKQVVDVNLTGVFFCAQAAGAQMIEQGDGGEIVNISSMMGSMGQQDRTPYNTTKGGVNNLTRCLAVEWAEHDIHVNALAPGYIMTEMVEQAQDETGFDTQDVRDRTPLDRFGTPDEVANCVEFLASEDNFVTGEVLTADGGWTAFGWGCKDN; this is encoded by the coding sequence ATGGCTAGTGGACCGGATACGCGAACGGTGATCGTAACAGGTTCGACGAGAGGTTTGGGAAAGAGTATTGCGAATCGATTCGCGGAAAACGGTGATAATGTCGTTATCTGTTCGCGATCACTCGATGACTGTGAACAAGTTGTCGAAGAATTCGAAGAGAACGACGGCTCAACTCATGCAATCGAAGTCGACGTGAGTGACAAATCGTCCGTCGAAAATTTGATCGATGAAACCGTCGACCGTTTCGGTCATCTCGACGTAATGGTGAACAACGCGGGTATTAACATCCGCGGTCCTGCAGAAGAGCTGACAGCCGAGGACTGGAAACAGGTCGTTGATGTGAACTTGACGGGAGTCTTCTTCTGTGCACAGGCGGCCGGAGCCCAGATGATCGAACAGGGAGACGGCGGTGAGATCGTCAATATTTCGAGCATGATGGGGAGTATGGGACAGCAAGACCGAACTCCGTACAATACGACAAAGGGAGGCGTCAACAATCTCACTCGGTGTCTCGCCGTTGAGTGGGCAGAACACGATATCCACGTAAATGCGCTCGCACCGGGATATATCATGACAGAGATGGTCGAACAGGCTCAAGATGAGACGGGATTCGATACACAGGATGTCAGGGATCGGACACCGCTTGATCGGTTTGGGACACCGGATGAAGTCGCGAACTGTGTCGAGTTCCTCGCTTCGGAAGACAACTTCGTCACAGGAGAAGTGCTTACTGCCGATGGTGGCTGGACGGCGTTCGGTTGGGGTTGTAAAGATAACTGA